The DNA region atgtttgtcttAGACAGAGCATGACTGTCCATTTCATCCCAACAGTGGAAAGAACTTCATGTGCCGTCTCCAGTGTATGTTCTCCCACTCTTCGACCCCAGAGACGTGAGTGTCAAAATTAACTTAGTTCTTGTTTTCCATCCGTGGCCTGTTGTCACGCCACCACAAAGAGGATAAGTATATGTGGGACTGTGCCCAGGATGTATCTTATGGTGGCATTAAAATTCATTCAAATATTCTATGTCAAGTGTGAGAGATGCTCTATTCACAGTTCAAACATTCCCAAATTAAATGGGTTACCTCAAATGGCACAAGGACACAATGTAAAAGAAATAGCTTGGTCCAACAAGACCCTTGGTTTACTTTTAGACAGACACATTCTCAGTGCTTTTTCGACTCTGAGCTTAACACATAAATGTCATTTGCCCTTAAACTAATTATATCCGTGTAATCAAAGAAATTTTTTCCCTCTCAATAGGAGGCTAACTTTAGAGGATACACAACAATGGTCCCAGTCTCTTGAGCGACTGCTTGATTCTAAATGTGAGTCTAACTTCTTTCTCAAGGCATCAGTCCCTAAACATGCTACTGCTAGTAGTAGCTGCAAAGTGAGGCAAACAAAAAAGGCTGTGTGACACAAAAATCCTAATCGttagtagtttttaatgtaGCACTTAACACCTAACCTATTTTGTTTCATGGGTTTTCAACAGATGGCCTAGCAACGTTCCGAACCTATCTGAAGTCGGAATTTAGCGACGAGAACATTGAATTCTGGCTCACATGTGAGGAGTACAAGAAAATCAAATCTTCCTTCAGGATGAGCTCAAAAGCCAAGAAGATCTACGAACAGTTTGTGAAGGCTGAATCTCCTAAAGAGGTATCTAAGAGGACTGCAGTCACTGCACTCATATCAGGCATATACCTTAAGATTAAGCTAACAAATGGCAGCACCATGCTAACATGACTCCAGGTCACACATGACACAAGATGGGGTGTCCtcaatgtgtttatgtatttctTTTTGTCATTCAGATAAATATTGATTACCACACCCGAGAGGAGATCAAAAGGAACGTGAAGAGCCCCACAATACATTGTTTTGACGAAGCTCAAAGGATAGTGTATGGATTGATGGAGCGGGATTCCTACCCCAGATTCCTGAGGTCGGATATGTACAGAACCTTACTGGAAAACCTTGCTACTGATGCTGTCAAAGGCTGAGGAGTACTACCCCACTTCCTGCCCTCCGAACCCCCCGCCGAAAGAAAACGACACcgacagaaaaacaaaagaacTGGACATTGGGTTTCCAAGAAACCCAGATGGTTGCTGCTGAAAAACAAGACAGAGCAATACCCctttaaaaaaacagacagatcc from Alosa alosa isolate M-15738 ecotype Scorff River chromosome 9, AALO_Geno_1.1, whole genome shotgun sequence includes:
- the LOC125300229 gene encoding regulator of G-protein signaling 21-like, which codes for MPSLITEPLTSLFNMERDDRKRNKNIGKNFMCRLQCMFSHSSTPETRLTLEDTQQWSQSLERLLDSKYGLATFRTYLKSEFSDENIEFWLTCEEYKKIKSSFRMSSKAKKIYEQFVKAESPKEINIDYHTREEIKRNVKSPTIHCFDEAQRIVYGLMERDSYPRFLRSDMYRTLLENLATDAVKG